A genomic segment from Gracilinanus agilis isolate LMUSP501 chromosome 1, AgileGrace, whole genome shotgun sequence encodes:
- the TIMM29 gene encoding mitochondrial import inner membrane translocase subunit Tim29: MRKRFRQRFPLKRSDTAVLGQGECFLPGRRESRSRKTMVASVLWRRVYSSGGAAAVAGGEGASPTGAVAKRGVWERLGAWVRGLLHDYGEACTDAAAAARERPIRAVLYAGLLGGAAACALGAPEEPSFEEALLDASGTLLLLAPGTRNPGSEAHVQRLLWLRGQGRLRHCSLGLCSLLYEAPYDPEASLYQARCRHLQPRWADFPGRVLDVGFLGSWWVLRSKMRDFDINDEEFRHLPPHLRTMAEHQLRSETNERLFDQKYLPVVLTEDQVDQALWEEHILQKEKKDKLILSEVAPKEIEAQVAAR; encoded by the exons ATGAGGAAGCGTTTCCGGCAGCGCTTTCCGCTCAAACGAAGCGACACTGCAGTGTTGGGACAAGGGGAATGTTTCCTTCCGGGCCGGCGGGAATCACGAAGCAGGAAGACGATGGTGGCTTCCGTGCTGTGGAGGAGAGTCTACTCTAGCGGCGGAGCTGCCGCTGTTGCGGGAGGAGAAGGAGCAAGCCCCACCGGGGCCGTGGCCAAGAGGGGCGTGTGGGAACGACTAG GCGCCTGGGTCCGCGGGCTCCTGCATGACTACGGCGAGGCGTGCACAGACGCGGCGGCGGCGGCGCGGGAGCGGCCCATACGGGCGGTGCTGTATGCGGGCCTGCTGGGCGGTGCAGCTGCCTGCGCCCTCGGGGCTCCGGAGGAGCCGTCCTTTGAGGAAGCACTGCTGGACGCGTCCGGGACCCTGCTTCTGCTTGCCCCCGGCACCCGCAACCCTGGCTCGGAAGCGCACGTGCAGCGGCTACTGTGGCTGCGGGGCCAGGGCCGGCTTCGCCACTGCAGCCTAGGCCTGTGCTCGTTGCTCTACGAGGCTCCCTACGACCCCGAGGCCAGTCTCTACCAGGCGCGCTGCCGCCACCTGCAGCCGCGCTGGGCCGATTTCCCAGGCCGCGTGCTTGACGTGGGCTTCCTGGGCAGCTGGTGGGTGTTGCGTTCCAAGATGCGCGATTTCGATATCAACGACGAAGAATTTCGCCACCTGCCGCCCCACCTCCGCACCATGGCGGAGCACCAGTTGCGCTCGGAGACCAATGAGCGGCTCTTCGACCAGAAATATCTGCCTGTGGTGCTCACCGAGGACCAGGTGGACCAGGCCCTGTGGGAGGAGCACATtcttcagaaagagaaaaaagacaagtTGATTCTGAGCGAAGTCGCCCCTAAGGAAATCGAGGCCCAGGTGGCTGCCAGGTGA